The Thermotoga sp. Ku-13t genomic sequence GACACCTCCCACGCAGGATCCGGCACGAACAGTATACCCAATATGTAGTATCCCTGTCAAGAAGAACACTATATATGGTCTATCATTCACGCAAGTGTGATCTCTCTTTGACAGTTTTCCTGAAGATCGGTACGTTACCTGGCACAGATCCCGGTGTGCCTGGTAAAATCGCCATAGGAGAGTGAGAGAGTGAAGCTGGAAAATATTCTACCAAAGGAGATCATCGAAAAGTTGAAAGAACAAGCAAGATCCGGTGGACCATACATACAGGAACTTTCGGATAAGATGAAGGAGACCGTTGAACTCGTTGGAAAGGTCGCGAGCAAGAAACTCCAGGAATCCAAGGACGGCAAGAAGTTCCTCCTCATAACGCTCACCGACAGAACCGGGAGCATACGTGCGGTGGACTGGTACAATGCAGAAGAGAATGATGCGCGTCTCACGGAGGGAGACGTCGTCCTCGCGAAGGGACGTGTTGTGTTCTTCGAGGGGCACCTGCAGCTGAACATCGAGAAAGAGAAGGACGCTCTGACAATTCTCGCTGAGGATCAGTACGATTACGAGAGGTTTGTGGAAATAACCAAGAAAAACATCGAGTTGCTGTACCAAAAGCTCATCGAGTTCATAAACGATGTACGTGACAGGGAGATAAGAACCTTACTTGAGTCGCTTTTCGTGCGTGACAAAGAGTTCGTTTCCAGTTTCGTTCAGGTACCTGCGGGTGTCAGCGTGCACCACGCTTACGTTGGCGGGTTACTGGAGCACACCGTTGACGTTGTCACCCTGTGTCGGAAGGTGAACGACGTTTACGATTTTCTCAACAGGGATGTGCTCATCGCGGGTGCGATACTGCACGACATAGGCAAGGTTAAAGAATACAGAATAACGAAGAAGGGTTTGGAGGTGACGACAGAGGGAGAGCTCAAAGGGCACATCGCGCTCGGTCTGGAAATACTCCGGCAGAAAGCCAGCGGAGTGAACATTTCCAGATCGAAGCTTTTGCAGCTGGAACACATAATCCTCTCTCACCACGGAGAGTACGAGTTCGGTTCTCCCGTCCTGCCCAAGACTGTGGAAGCTTACGTGGTGCATTCACTCGAAAACATGGATTCGAAATTGTCCAGGTTCAGGATCATAAACGAGAAACAGAAGAACGGTGACAAAGCTTGGAGCGATTTCGACAAACATCTGGGAAGACGCATCTGGCTGGGAAGGTGGAAGGATGAAGATTAAATTCGGTACGAGCGGCTGGAGGGCCATCATCAGTGACGAATTCACGTTCAAAAATGTGCGCATCGTGTCGCAGGCCATCGCCGAGTACCTGAAGAGAATCGGTGGAAAAAGGGTGATCGTCGCACGCGACACGCGCTTCATGACCGAACGTTACGCCCGACTGGTTGCGGAGGTGCTCACGGCCAACAATCTGAAGGTGTTGATGCCGGAAAATCCTACTCCCACGCCGGTGGTTTCTTTCACAATACGCCACCGAAGGCTCGACGGAGGAATAAACATCACCGCATCGCACAATCCACCGGAGTACTGCGGGATCAAATTCAACCCGGCGGACGGTTCGCCAGCACTCCCCGAGGTTACCCAGCAGATCGAATCGATCATCGCATCGCTCGATGAAAGCAAAATTTTGACCATGTCCCTTGTGGAAGCCAACAGCAAAGATCTGCTCGAGATCTTCGATCCAAAACCAGCTTACATGGAAGCACTCGCCAGGATCGTTGATTTCGAAGCGATCAGGAAAGCCAATTTGAAAGTTATCGTCGATCTCATGTACGGTACTGCGATGGGGTATCTGGACGAACTGTGTTCGAGGCTATGTAAAGAGGTGGAAGTTTTCCACAACTACAGAGACCCGTATTTCGGAGGCAACAGGCCAGAGCCCGATGAAGAGAGACTCGCCTTGCTCGCTAACAGGGTGAAGACGAAAAGTTGGGACGCCGTACTTGCCGTGGACGGTGATGCGGACAGGTTCGGTATCGTTGACGATGAAGGTAAGTACATCAAAGCCAACGAAGTCATTGCCTTACTGGCACACCATCTTTACAAGAACAGAAACATGAAAGGGCCCGTCGCCAGGACTGTTGCCACCTCTCACGCGGTGGACGAAGTCGCAAAGGCGTTCAAGTCTAACGTCATTGAAACACCTGTGGGGTTCAAATTCTTAGCGTCCGTGCTTTTGAACGAGAAAGCTGTGATCGTTGGAGAGGAAAGCGGTGGACTTTCTGTTGCGAACCATGTTCCCGAGAAAGACGGGATTCTGGCTTGCCTCTTGGTCTTAGAAATGATCGCTTACGAAGGAAAACCCCTCTCCCAGATCAGAAAAGAGTTCAGACAGAACTATGGAACCTTCCACAACAGCCGTGTGGATTTCGAACTGCCCAGTGACGAGGAAAAGAAAAAATTGTTTGAGAGATTCGAGAACCTGGAGCAGTACGTGACGGACCTCAAAGTTGTTTCCAGTGACAGGATCGATGGACTGAGGTATTTCTTCGATAAACTCGGAAGCTGGTTACTGGTGCGAGCTTCCGGAACGGAACCGGTGGTGAGGGTGTATTTTGAGGCGAGGGACGAGGGCACTTTCCAGAAGCTGAACATGTTCGTCAAGAGGATCAGCAGGTGAAAAAGATGGCGAAAAAGATCATAATCGTTGAATCCCCGGCGAAGGCAAAGACCATAAAAGAGATCCTCGGTGGAGAGTACGAAGTTATATCTTCCAGAGGACACGTGCGTGACCTTCCCGAGAAAGAGTTCGGTGTCAACATTGAAAACTTCGAGCCAACTTTTCAGATCATAGACGGAAAAGAGAAAGTTGTGGAGGAAATCATCGAAAAGACGAAGAATAAGGAAGTCTACCTTGCTTCCGATATGGATCGGGAAGGTGAAGCGATTGCCTGGCACCTTGCAAATATACTCAACATTCTGAACAAAAAAAACAGGATCGTGTTCAGCGAAATCACCCCGCAGACGATAAGATCTGCCGTTAAATCTCCGAGATTCATAGACATGAAGAAGGTCCATGCGCAGCTTGCCCGCCGTATCCTCGATCGCATCGTCGGATACAAAGTCAGCCCGCTACTGTGGAAGCTTCTCAGGACCAGTTCCAGTGCGGGAAGAGTTCAGTCTGCAGCGCTAAAGCTCGTCTGTGAGCGCGAAGTTCAGCGCCACAGGTTCGTCCCGAAACGTTTCTGGAAGGTGCAGGGATACATAGGTTCTTTAAGGTTCTATCTGACCCACGTGGATGGGAAGAAGATAGAGATGCAACAAGTGGATGAAACTCTCGCCCAGCAAATAAAGCGTGAGGTCAAAGAACTGAAGCTCGTTCAAAAAAAGGTCAGAACCGTTGAGAAGAAGCCTCCCCTGCCTTTCATAACTAGCACCCTTCAGCAAGAAGCGGCCAACAGGTTCGGTTTTTCCGTGGCAAAAACGATGCAGCTCGCCCAGATGCTCTACGAAGGCGTGGAGACGCCCGAGGGCCACAGGGCCTTCATAACGTACATGAGAACCGATTCAACACGCATTTCTGAGTACGCGAGAGATCAGGCTGAGAAATTCATCAAGAAGAATTTTGGAGAACGTTACCTTGGTGAATTCAGGACGGAGCAGAAGAAGCCAAACGTCCAGGACGCGCACGAGGCGATCAGGCCCGTCGACGTTGAGCTCACGCCGGAAAAGGCTCAGAAACTTCTGGATAGGGATCTTTTGAAGCTGTACAGGCTCATCTGGGAAAGGTTCGTCGCCTCACAAATGGCTCCAGCAGTTTACGAGGAAACGATCTACATATTCGAATCTGACAGGTACGGCTTTGAAGCTAAGATGGAGAGAAGGATTTTCGAAGGCTTCGAAGCGGTCATGAACAAGCAAGAGGAACACGTGAAACCCCTTGAAGGAGAAATCTTCAGTGTGACTAAGTGGAACATCGAACAGGACGAGACGAAGCCCCCGGCCAGGTATACAGAACCTTCAATGGTCAGGGCGCTGGAAGCGAAGGGCATCGGGAGGCCGAGCACGTACGCGACGATCATCTCCACATTGCTCGAACGAAAGTACGTCGTGAAGAAGTCGAAGGAGCTGGTTCCAACTGTTTTGGGATTTGTCGTCAACCATTACATGGAGCAGAGATTTCCGAAAATAGTAGACCTCGACTTCACAGCGAGGATGGAGGAAGCGCTCGATGCTATCGAAAGGGGCGAGAAGGACTACAAGCAGGTGCTGAACGAATTTTACGAGGAGTTCTCCGAGCAGTTCACGAGGGCTGAAAGGGAGTGGCTTTCCATAGATATTCAGACGAACGTTGATTGTGAGTGTGGTCAGAAGTTCTCACTGAAGGTTGGACGTTTCGGACTGTATTTGTCGTGTCCTTCGTGCGGGAAAACGTCTTCCATCGAGCTGGAAAGTCCTGCAGTCATGGATGGAAACGTGATGTATTTCACCGATCAAGAGGAAAGCAGAAGTTACACGTGCCCGAACTGTGGAGGAGAACTCAAGAGGACCAGTGGCAAGTACGGTGCTTACTACCACTGTCCCAAATGTGGTAAGAACTACAAAGACTTTGCGAGGGGTAGCTGTCCAAGATGCGGTTCTGCAGTGGAGAAAAAAGTGAGTAAGAACAAAAAGAGCTTTTTCAAGTGCACCAATCCAGACTGCGACTACGTGAGCTGGCTCGAACCTTCACAGGAGTCGTGCCCAGACTGCGGCGAAAGGTTACATTATAGAAAAATCCGTTCCTCAGAAAGGTTGTACTGTCAGAAGTGCAGAAAGATGTTTCAGAAACCCGGGGAGGGAACAGAAAGTTGAAGATCGCAGTCCTGATGGGTGGCATATCCAGAGAGCGCGAAATCTCTCTGAGAAGCGGTGAGAACGTTGTTAAAGCCCTGAGGAAGCTCGGTCATGATGTGACTCCGATAGACGTTAGAGAGAACTTTCTTCAAGTGCTACCCACGCTGAGAGGGTTCGATCTGGTCTTCATAGCGCTCCACGGTAAGTTTGGTGAGGATGGCACCGTTCAGGCTCTCCTCGACTGGCTCGGAGTACCTTACACCGGCTCGGGAGTAGTGGCGAGCGCTCTGTGCTTTGACAAGTTGATGACCTACAGGGTCGTGGAAAAGTTCGTTCCAGTTCCGGAATACATCGTTGTTGATAAGCCC encodes the following:
- a CDS encoding HD domain-containing protein is translated as MKLENILPKEIIEKLKEQARSGGPYIQELSDKMKETVELVGKVASKKLQESKDGKKFLLITLTDRTGSIRAVDWYNAEENDARLTEGDVVLAKGRVVFFEGHLQLNIEKEKDALTILAEDQYDYERFVEITKKNIELLYQKLIEFINDVRDREIRTLLESLFVRDKEFVSSFVQVPAGVSVHHAYVGGLLEHTVDVVTLCRKVNDVYDFLNRDVLIAGAILHDIGKVKEYRITKKGLEVTTEGELKGHIALGLEILRQKASGVNISRSKLLQLEHIILSHHGEYEFGSPVLPKTVEAYVVHSLENMDSKLSRFRIINEKQKNGDKAWSDFDKHLGRRIWLGRWKDED
- a CDS encoding phosphoglucomutase/phosphomannomutase family protein, with product MKIKFGTSGWRAIISDEFTFKNVRIVSQAIAEYLKRIGGKRVIVARDTRFMTERYARLVAEVLTANNLKVLMPENPTPTPVVSFTIRHRRLDGGINITASHNPPEYCGIKFNPADGSPALPEVTQQIESIIASLDESKILTMSLVEANSKDLLEIFDPKPAYMEALARIVDFEAIRKANLKVIVDLMYGTAMGYLDELCSRLCKEVEVFHNYRDPYFGGNRPEPDEERLALLANRVKTKSWDAVLAVDGDADRFGIVDDEGKYIKANEVIALLAHHLYKNRNMKGPVARTVATSHAVDEVAKAFKSNVIETPVGFKFLASVLLNEKAVIVGEESGGLSVANHVPEKDGILACLLVLEMIAYEGKPLSQIRKEFRQNYGTFHNSRVDFELPSDEEKKKLFERFENLEQYVTDLKVVSSDRIDGLRYFFDKLGSWLLVRASGTEPVVRVYFEARDEGTFQKLNMFVKRISR
- the topA gene encoding type I DNA topoisomerase, giving the protein MAKKIIIVESPAKAKTIKEILGGEYEVISSRGHVRDLPEKEFGVNIENFEPTFQIIDGKEKVVEEIIEKTKNKEVYLASDMDREGEAIAWHLANILNILNKKNRIVFSEITPQTIRSAVKSPRFIDMKKVHAQLARRILDRIVGYKVSPLLWKLLRTSSSAGRVQSAALKLVCEREVQRHRFVPKRFWKVQGYIGSLRFYLTHVDGKKIEMQQVDETLAQQIKREVKELKLVQKKVRTVEKKPPLPFITSTLQQEAANRFGFSVAKTMQLAQMLYEGVETPEGHRAFITYMRTDSTRISEYARDQAEKFIKKNFGERYLGEFRTEQKKPNVQDAHEAIRPVDVELTPEKAQKLLDRDLLKLYRLIWERFVASQMAPAVYEETIYIFESDRYGFEAKMERRIFEGFEAVMNKQEEHVKPLEGEIFSVTKWNIEQDETKPPARYTEPSMVRALEAKGIGRPSTYATIISTLLERKYVVKKSKELVPTVLGFVVNHYMEQRFPKIVDLDFTARMEEALDAIERGEKDYKQVLNEFYEEFSEQFTRAEREWLSIDIQTNVDCECGQKFSLKVGRFGLYLSCPSCGKTSSIELESPAVMDGNVMYFTDQEESRSYTCPNCGGELKRTSGKYGAYYHCPKCGKNYKDFARGSCPRCGSAVEKKVSKNKKSFFKCTNPDCDYVSWLEPSQESCPDCGERLHYRKIRSSERLYCQKCRKMFQKPGEGTES